One segment of Hippopotamus amphibius kiboko isolate mHipAmp2 chromosome 2, mHipAmp2.hap2, whole genome shotgun sequence DNA contains the following:
- the QRFP gene encoding orexigenic neuropeptide QRFP isoform X2 encodes MVSPYSLPYLLLLPLAACFPVPDTEEPVDAVGGIGGRMSRADLAGGRHFPWGPPGWPRAPHLHALLVMAKELRTSGRACAGLKLRLGRQDDGSEATGFILGDGEKAGGPLGTLAEELNGYSRKKGGFSFRFGRG; translated from the coding sequence ATGGTGAGCCCTTACTCCCTGCcctacctcctcctcctgccactgGCTGCCTGCTTTCCTGTGCCGGACACAGAAGAGCCCGTGGACGCCGTGGGTGGCATCGGAGGCAGAATGAGCCGGGCGGACCTGGCAGGGGGACGCCACTTCCCCTGGGGCCCCCCTGGGTGGCCGAGAGCTCCACACTTACACGCCCTGCTCGTCATGGCCAAGGAGCTGCGGACGTCGGGCAGAGCGTGTGCTGGCCTCAAGTTGCGGCTCGGGAGGCAGGATGACGGCAGTGAGGCCACTGGCTTCATCCTGGGTGACGGTGAGAAGGCTGGGGGCCCGTTAGGGACCCTGGCAGAGGAGCTCAACGGCTACAGCAGGAAAAAAGGCGGCTTCAGCTTCCGCTttggccgggggtga